The Lysobacter panacisoli genome includes a window with the following:
- a CDS encoding TonB-dependent receptor has protein sequence MPVSRKSRRRKILTLAVAATLGSMSLPMVQAQETPEPAASEEARKRRPNETTNDEPTTLAALTVTAQKREEALQDVPIVVTALDDRIIQDTGVRDVKDLQVLVPGLTVTSTQSEVQTVARIRGIGTVGDNAGLESSVGVVIDGIYRPRNGVGFGDLGEIERIEVLKGPQGTVFGKNTSAGVINVITKRPHYITQVEGEITAGNYNALGVSGSLNTPLSDNAAFRVYAAKRKRDGYLDVHTGAGPRVEDEDSDQNFHSLRGQLLFEPTDTLDINFIADFTSREENCCAGVTTVRGPTAAIIDALATDEGVSPSADPFAREVWSNRSTSQDIKDKGVAMQVDWTTPWFGGAELTSITGWRDWQAINGLDFDFSSADLLYREADPDESLTAFETLSQEFRLTGSTDRVDWMVGLFYSDEDLTRHDSYRIGAGYEPYLSTAVLGQVASRFPAGMVNMANAATFFSQATGRPFGTSFAGLGADDDYEQNAKSTAIFTNNTWHATDALDLTLGLRYTREEKTLDSIYSNPNGGPGCAALLSNPSRVGAALVARGVPAAAVPALVPQVIGFGCLPWANVQHNGRNTHQEREEKEWSGTLKAAYRFNETVMVYASAARGYKAGGFNLDRVQSSNGLSSGTAGIVPVSDTSFPGEFVDSYELGSKTTWADGNLLLNATLFHQTYDDFQLNSFLGTSFVVRSIPEVISKGIDTEVLWQTRLDGLSLQGGVVYADTRYGDDPLPDADLARLPGSRASFAPYWSASASVSYEWDFTDTLIGRFNIGAKYMSDYNTGSDLDPEKAQDAYTVGNARFIVGASNQRWSVEAWALNFTDEEYMQVGFDAPLQTGSWNAFLGAPRTYGLTLRVMY, from the coding sequence GTGCCCGTTTCGAGAAAGTCGCGTCGCAGGAAGATCCTCACGCTCGCCGTTGCGGCCACGCTGGGATCGATGTCGTTGCCGATGGTTCAAGCGCAGGAAACGCCCGAGCCCGCCGCATCGGAAGAAGCGCGCAAGCGCAGGCCGAACGAGACCACGAACGATGAACCGACCACGCTCGCCGCGCTCACCGTGACCGCGCAGAAGCGCGAGGAAGCGCTGCAGGACGTACCGATCGTGGTCACCGCGCTGGACGACCGGATCATCCAGGACACCGGCGTGCGCGACGTCAAGGATCTACAGGTGCTGGTTCCCGGCCTGACCGTCACCAGCACCCAGAGCGAAGTGCAGACCGTCGCGCGCATCCGCGGTATCGGCACGGTCGGCGACAACGCCGGCCTGGAATCGTCGGTCGGTGTGGTGATCGACGGCATCTACCGTCCGCGCAACGGCGTGGGTTTCGGCGACCTCGGCGAGATCGAACGCATCGAAGTGCTCAAGGGACCGCAGGGCACGGTGTTCGGCAAGAACACCTCCGCCGGCGTGATCAACGTGATCACCAAGCGCCCGCATTACATCACCCAGGTCGAAGGCGAGATCACCGCGGGCAACTACAACGCATTGGGCGTGTCCGGGTCGCTCAATACGCCGCTCAGCGACAACGCCGCGTTCCGCGTGTATGCCGCCAAGCGCAAGCGTGACGGCTACCTCGACGTGCACACGGGCGCCGGTCCACGCGTCGAGGACGAGGATTCCGACCAGAACTTCCATTCGCTGCGCGGCCAGTTGCTGTTCGAGCCCACCGACACGCTCGACATCAACTTCATCGCCGACTTCACAAGTCGCGAGGAAAACTGCTGCGCCGGCGTGACCACCGTGCGCGGCCCGACCGCCGCGATCATCGACGCGTTGGCCACCGACGAAGGCGTGTCGCCGAGCGCCGATCCGTTCGCACGCGAGGTGTGGAGCAATCGCAGCACGTCGCAGGACATCAAGGACAAGGGCGTGGCGATGCAGGTCGACTGGACCACGCCGTGGTTCGGTGGCGCGGAGCTGACCTCGATCACCGGCTGGCGCGACTGGCAGGCCATCAACGGCCTGGACTTCGATTTCTCCAGCGCCGACCTGCTGTACCGCGAGGCCGATCCGGACGAATCGCTGACCGCGTTCGAAACGCTGAGCCAGGAGTTCCGCCTGACCGGCTCGACCGATCGCGTGGACTGGATGGTCGGCCTGTTCTATTCCGACGAGGACCTGACCCGCCACGATTCCTATCGCATCGGTGCGGGCTACGAGCCGTACCTGTCGACCGCGGTGCTGGGCCAGGTGGCCTCGCGCTTCCCGGCGGGCATGGTGAACATGGCCAACGCGGCGACGTTCTTCTCGCAGGCCACCGGGCGTCCGTTCGGCACCAGCTTCGCCGGCCTCGGTGCCGACGACGACTACGAACAGAACGCCAAGAGCACGGCGATCTTCACCAACAACACCTGGCACGCGACCGACGCGCTCGACCTCACGCTGGGCCTGCGCTACACGCGCGAAGAGAAGACGCTCGACTCGATCTACAGCAATCCCAACGGAGGCCCGGGCTGCGCGGCGCTGCTGTCCAATCCGTCGCGTGTCGGCGCAGCGCTGGTCGCGCGTGGCGTCCCGGCGGCGGCGGTGCCGGCGCTGGTGCCGCAGGTGATCGGCTTCGGCTGCCTGCCGTGGGCGAACGTGCAGCACAACGGGCGCAACACGCACCAGGAGCGCGAAGAGAAGGAGTGGTCGGGCACGCTCAAGGCCGCGTACCGTTTCAACGAAACGGTGATGGTCTACGCCTCGGCCGCGCGCGGCTACAAGGCCGGTGGCTTCAACCTCGACCGCGTGCAGTCGTCGAACGGCCTGTCGAGCGGCACCGCGGGCATCGTGCCGGTGAGCGATACCTCGTTCCCGGGGGAGTTCGTCGACAGCTACGAGCTGGGCAGCAAGACCACCTGGGCCGACGGCAACCTGCTGCTCAACGCCACGCTGTTCCACCAGACCTACGACGACTTCCAGCTCAACAGCTTCCTCGGGACCAGCTTCGTGGTGCGCTCGATTCCCGAAGTGATCTCCAAGGGCATCGACACCGAAGTGCTGTGGCAGACCCGTCTGGATGGCCTGAGCCTGCAGGGCGGCGTGGTCTACGCCGACACGCGATACGGCGACGATCCACTGCCCGATGCGGACCTGGCACGCCTGCCGGGCAGTCGCGCCAGCTTCGCGCCGTACTGGTCCGCAAGTGCCTCGGTGAGCTACGAGTGGGACTTCACCGATACGCTGATCGGGCGCTTCAACATCGGCGCCAAGTACATGTCCGACTACAACACCGGCTCCGACCTCGATCCGGAAAAGGCACAGGACGCCTATACGGTGGGCAACGCGCGCTTCATCGTCGGCGCCAGCAACCAGCGCTGGTCGGTCGAGGCGTGGGCGCTGAACTTCACCGACGAGGAGTACATGCAGGTCGGTTTCGACGCACCGTTGCAGACCGGTTCGTGGAACGCCTTCCTCGGCGCGCCGCGCACCTACGGCCTGACCCTGCGCGTGATGTACTGA
- a CDS encoding CinA family protein: protein MKNDVTDAALLRLAEQVAEAARSHRQTLVTAESCTGGWIAKTLTDIPGSSNWFECGMAAYSYEAKQALLGVRPQTLEQHGAVSRETVIEMVSGALVHSGATLAVAVTGIAGPGGGTDDKPVGTVWIAWKRRGGYPTAVTFHFDGDRDAVRRQTVAAALHGLAELMS, encoded by the coding sequence ATGAAGAACGACGTCACCGATGCCGCCCTGCTGCGCCTCGCCGAGCAGGTAGCCGAAGCCGCCCGCTCCCATCGACAGACCCTGGTCACCGCCGAAAGCTGCACCGGCGGCTGGATCGCCAAGACCCTTACCGACATTCCCGGTTCCTCGAACTGGTTCGAGTGCGGCATGGCGGCCTACAGCTACGAGGCCAAGCAGGCGCTGCTGGGCGTGCGTCCGCAGACCCTGGAACAGCACGGCGCGGTCAGCCGCGAGACGGTGATCGAGATGGTCTCCGGCGCGCTGGTGCATTCCGGCGCGACCCTGGCCGTCGCAGTGACCGGCATCGCCGGCCCGGGCGGCGGCACCGACGACAAGCCGGTCGGCACCGTGTGGATCGCGTGGAAGCGGCGCGGCGGCTATCCGACCGCGGTGACCTTCCACTTCGACGGGGACCGCGATGCCGTTCGCCGCCAGACCGTCGCCGCGGCCCTTCACGGCCTGGCCGAACTGATGTCCTGA
- the lexA gene encoding transcriptional repressor LexA — protein MDITDTQRAILALIADRIEADGVPPSQTEIARAMGFSSVRAAQYHLEALEQAGAIQRMPGRARAIRLCAVPEVSGIELPVKHVEAADAPDHALRLPVLGQVAAGRPIGADIGSDDFVLLDRVFFSPTPDYLLKVKGDSMRDEGIFSGDLIGVHRTRDARSGQIVVARIDDEITVKLLKIGKDRIRLLPRNPDYPPIEVEPDQDFAIEGLYCGLVRPNR, from the coding sequence ATGGATATCACCGACACCCAGCGCGCCATCCTCGCCCTGATCGCGGACCGCATCGAGGCCGACGGCGTGCCGCCGTCGCAGACCGAGATCGCCCGCGCGATGGGGTTCAGCAGCGTGCGCGCGGCCCAGTACCACCTCGAGGCGCTGGAACAGGCCGGTGCCATACAGCGCATGCCCGGCCGCGCCCGCGCGATCCGCCTGTGCGCGGTGCCGGAGGTGTCGGGCATCGAGTTGCCGGTGAAGCACGTCGAAGCGGCCGATGCGCCCGACCATGCGCTGCGCCTGCCGGTGCTCGGCCAGGTCGCCGCCGGCCGGCCGATCGGCGCCGACATCGGCTCGGACGACTTCGTCCTGCTCGACCGCGTGTTCTTCTCGCCCACGCCCGACTACCTGCTCAAGGTGAAGGGCGACTCGATGCGCGACGAGGGCATCTTCAGTGGCGACCTGATCGGCGTGCACCGCACGCGCGATGCGCGCTCGGGCCAGATCGTGGTCGCGCGCATCGACGACGAGATCACCGTCAAGCTGCTGAAGATCGGCAAGGACCGGATCCGCCTGCTCCCGCGCAATCCCGACTATCCGCCGATCGAGGTCGAGCCCGACCAGGACTTCGCGATAGAAGGCCTGTACTGCGGCCTCGTAAGGCCCAACCGATGA
- the recA gene encoding recombinase RecA gives MDDNKKRALSAALGQIEKQFGKGSVMRMGDRTIEATEVIGTGSLMLDIALGIGGLPKGRVVEIYGPESSGKTTLTLQTIAECQKQGGTCAFIDAEHALDPIYAAKLGVNVDDLLVSQPDTGEQALEIADMLVRSNAVDMVVVDSVAALTPKAEIEGEMGDQLPGLQARLMSQALRKLTGNIKRSNCMVFFINQLRMKIGVMMPGQSPETTTGGNALKFYASVRLDIRRIGAIKKGDEIIGNQTRIKVVKNKLAPPFKQVVTEILYGEGISREGELIDMGVEAKLVEKSGAWYGYDGERIGQGKENARQYLKDNPAVAAKLEAALREKFVAAEARRDEDDAAGLDD, from the coding sequence ATGGACGACAACAAGAAGCGCGCCCTTTCGGCCGCCCTGGGCCAGATCGAAAAGCAGTTCGGCAAGGGCTCGGTGATGCGCATGGGCGACCGCACGATCGAGGCGACGGAGGTCATCGGCACCGGCTCGCTGATGCTCGACATCGCGCTGGGTATCGGCGGCCTGCCCAAGGGGCGCGTCGTGGAGATCTACGGTCCGGAATCCTCGGGCAAGACCACGCTCACCCTGCAGACCATCGCCGAATGCCAGAAGCAGGGCGGCACCTGCGCCTTCATCGACGCCGAGCACGCACTCGACCCGATCTACGCCGCCAAGCTCGGCGTCAACGTCGACGACCTGCTGGTCAGCCAGCCCGACACCGGCGAGCAGGCACTGGAAATCGCCGACATGCTGGTGCGCTCGAACGCCGTCGACATGGTCGTGGTCGACTCGGTCGCGGCGCTGACCCCCAAGGCCGAAATCGAAGGCGAGATGGGCGACCAGCTCCCGGGCCTGCAGGCCCGCCTGATGAGCCAGGCGCTGCGCAAGCTGACCGGCAACATCAAGCGTTCCAACTGCATGGTGTTCTTCATCAACCAGCTGCGCATGAAGATCGGCGTGATGATGCCGGGCCAGAGCCCGGAAACCACGACCGGCGGCAACGCGCTCAAGTTCTACGCCTCGGTGCGCCTGGACATCCGCCGCATCGGCGCGATCAAGAAGGGCGACGAGATCATCGGCAACCAGACCCGCATCAAGGTCGTGAAGAACAAGCTGGCGCCTCCATTCAAGCAGGTGGTCACCGAAATCCTCTACGGCGAGGGCATCTCGCGCGAAGGCGAGCTGATCGACATGGGCGTTGAGGCCAAGCTGGTCGAGAAATCCGGCGCCTGGTACGGCTACGACGGCGAGCGCATCGGCCAGGGCAAGGAAAACGCCCGCCAGTACCTGAAGGACAACCCTGCGGTTGCGGCCAAGCTCGAAGCTGCCCTGCGCGAGAAGTTCGTCGCCGCCGAAGCGCGCCGCGACGAGGACGATGCCGCCGGTCTGGACGACTGA
- the recX gene encoding recombination regulator RecX — translation MHDAPTGGSGDGAGRRRRSREQTPVQRALGLLARREHSRKELSRKLTSRGLDAGEVKAAVDRLAGEGWQNDIRFAESLVRSRAGSGYGPLRIRAELATHGLDREAIERAMDTFEGDWAEAARDLVRRRFGASLDDLAARRKAADFLLRRGFDGASVRAATRFDPED, via the coding sequence ATGCATGACGCTCCCACCGGCGGTTCCGGCGATGGCGCAGGCCGTCGCCGCCGGAGTCGCGAACAGACCCCGGTGCAGCGCGCTCTGGGGCTGCTCGCGCGGCGGGAGCACTCGCGCAAGGAGCTGAGCCGCAAGCTGACGTCGCGCGGTCTGGACGCCGGTGAGGTGAAGGCCGCGGTAGATCGGTTGGCGGGCGAGGGCTGGCAGAACGACATCCGTTTCGCCGAAAGCCTTGTTCGCAGCCGTGCGGGCAGCGGTTACGGCCCGCTCCGCATCCGCGCGGAGCTGGCCACGCATGGCCTCGACCGTGAGGCCATCGAGCGGGCAATGGACACCTTCGAAGGCGACTGGGCCGAGGCTGCGCGCGATCTCGTCCGCCGCCGCTTCGGCGCGTCGCTGGACGACCTTGCCGCGCGCCGCAAGGCCGCCGATTTCCTCCTGCGCCGCGGCTTTGACGGGGCCAGCGTCCGCGCCGCGACCCGGTTCGATCCGGAGGACTGA